GCTCCGCCGAGCCCAGCGGCGGCGGGCCGGTCACGATCGCCTCGCAGTCGTTCCCCGAGGCCGCGCTGATGGCCTCGATGTACGAGCTGCTGCTCGCCGACGCCGGCTACGAGCCCACCGTGCAGCTCGTCGACTCCCGCGACGCCTACATGGCCACGTTCCCCGGCGACGTCGACGTCGTCCCCGAGTACGTCGGCGGCATCGTGAACTTCCTCAACTCCACCTCCGACCAGGGCTCCGGCGACCAGCTGACCGCCGGCGACGGCCAGGAGCTCGCCGACGCCGGCGCCGACCTGCTCGACGAGGCCGGCATCGAGCTGCTCGAGCTGTCGGAGGCCACCGACACCAACGCCTACTTCGTGACCATCGAGCGCGCCGAGGAGGAGGGCTGGGAGGTCCTCTCCGACCTCGAGGGCGAGTCGGTCGTGCTGGCCGCCGCCCCCGACTGCGAGGGCCGCCTGGACTGCGAGGCCGGGCTGCGCGACGAGTACGGCATCGACATCACCAAGGTCCTGCCGCTGGGCTACGCCGGCGACCAGACCTACCAGTCGGTCCTCGACGGCGAGTCCGACCTGGGCCAGACCTCCACCACCGACGGCACCCTGGAGTCGCTGGGCCTCGTCGTGCTCGACGACGACCAGGAGATCCAGCCCGCCCAGAACCTGGTGCCGGCCGTCTCCGAGGACTTCCTCGAGCAGAACGAGGGCGTCGCCGACATCCTCAACGAGCTGATGGCCGCCCTCGACACCGACACCCTCACCGAGCTCAACGGCCGGATGGCCGTCGACCGCGAGAAGCCCGAGGACGTCGCCCGCGACTTCCTGGAGTCCGAGGGGCTGCTCTGACTCAGCGCTCGTGCGCGCGCAGGGCCACGGCCTCGTGCGGCACGGGCGCTGCGTCGTCCCCGAGGGGTACGTCGATGACCGGGCCGGCCGGTGAGTCCCGCCGGGGCACCGGCCCGGGGTGCCGGGCCACGTAGGTCATCACGGCCGCGGCGTCGGCGCGCCGGCCCTGCTCGACCAGCCAGCCGGTCAGCCGGTGCACCGGGGTCAGCCCGGAGTGCACCAGCGAGCGCTCGCCCCACAGCGAGACGACGCCCTCGTGCAGCAGCGCCCACCACTCGTCGGAGCAGCCGGGGATCTCGGTGAAGTAGCGGTGCAGGTCGCCGGCGAGCACCCGGTCGAGGAAGACTTCGGTGACCTCGGGGGAGCCGTGGGCGCGCACGCTGGCCAGCGACATCTGCTTGGTCGTCCACCGGTCGCGCAGGTCGTCGACCGACGAGCGCTGCTGGGTGATCGAGGAGCCGTCGGAGCGGATCCGCCAGTGGTAGACGACCTCGGGCAGCACCGCGAAGCGGCGCGCGGCCAGGAACGCCCGGGTCGTGGTGGGCTGGTCCTCGTAGCGCAGCCCCTCGGGCCACGAGAGGCCGTGGTCGTCCCA
The Nocardioides marinisabuli genome window above contains:
- a CDS encoding ABC transporter substrate-binding protein, translating into MVRRSLAAVVSAAALTLTACAGDDLAAEGDDGSAEPSGGGPVTIASQSFPEAALMASMYELLLADAGYEPTVQLVDSRDAYMATFPGDVDVVPEYVGGIVNFLNSTSDQGSGDQLTAGDGQELADAGADLLDEAGIELLELSEATDTNAYFVTIERAEEEGWEVLSDLEGESVVLAAAPDCEGRLDCEAGLRDEYGIDITKVLPLGYAGDQTYQSVLDGESDLGQTSTTDGTLESLGLVVLDDDQEIQPAQNLVPAVSEDFLEQNEGVADILNELMAALDTDTLTELNGRMAVDREKPEDVARDFLESEGLL
- a CDS encoding glycosyltransferase family 2 protein; this encodes MKLRRRAPLLSVVVPVYDVADYLPACLGSLLAQTYRPLEVVVVDDGSTDGSGAVADEWAARHDEIRVVHTANHGLGAARNTGVAHARGELLAFADSDDVVPPAAYDVLARALRGRGVDLATGSIVRWEGEALVEPPWMRRLHRERRTVTVEEHPEVLGDVFAWNKLVRRSFWDDHGLSWPEGLRYEDQPTTTRAFLAARRFAVLPEVVYHWRIRSDGSSITQQRSSVDDLRDRWTTKQMSLASVRAHGSPEVTEVFLDRVLAGDLHRYFTEIPGCSDEWWALLHEGVVSLWGERSLVHSGLTPVHRLTGWLVEQGRRADAAAVMTYVARHPGPVPRRDSPAGPVIDVPLGDDAAPVPHEAVALRAHER